CCTTTTGTAGGAAATCCTGGAAGGCGACGGCCCCATTGTCTGTTGTGGAAGGCACAGTATAACCCTCTTTTGTCTACTTGCAGTCATGGCTATAAAAATCTTCTTTCCGACCTCGTGCTCAGCAGCGGAGAATGGACTCCTGATCGGACGCTGGCTGGAAGAGCACAGGTCCGCCGTCATCCTCGCCACACTGCAGTTTCCATTCATTCCCGCCAATGTGAAGGAATACCTGGGTCAGCTGGAGCAAGTGACGGGCATGAGCCTCTCTGTCCTGGGCACCTGGAGCCATAGTAAAGCAGAGGCAGATGAGAAGATGGAAAACTTCCTGGGGGAGCTGAGCCGCATCTTCAGACACAGCCCCTGGCTTCGGATGGCGAGGGAGTCCACCAGCAAGTTCTGGGATTGTCGGATTGAGAGACTGGAGGACGGCGCCTCGGAGGACGTAGTGTTAGTCTACTATGATCAGATGAAGGTCATGTTATCCGAGCTGCACTCTGCATCTGAACACTCAGAGATCGCTGCCATGTTTAATACAGTGGCCAAGAACCAGCTCCTCTTTGCCAATGATAAGTACGATGAGGGGCCGGTGAAGTTAACGCATTGGCAATCTGAGGGCATGGAGGCCAGTATTATTGTGGAGCTGATGAAGCAGGCGTCTGTGCCGGTGTGCGCTGTTCTTTCATTTTTCGTGGCTGTGATCACCGCCATTTGTAGCCTCAGGTAATAATTTTGAGCAATCCGATGAAAGTACCATTGTTTCACTACAGCTCAGTCATAGACTGTGGTCGCTTCAGTCTTGTGCAAAAGGCTCATTGTTGTGTAGTTCACTTGTAGCCCAGTCTGCATCTGGACTAAGCCTGCTACTCAGCTAAGAGCAAAAGCAGGGGATTATTATACGGTTTGTCTCTGTATCCAGGACCCAGGATGTGGCTCTTTAATTTAGAAGCGGATTATTGAATCACAGAGAAAtcgtgccaccactagagggcgcatatAGCATACTGTGCTTATAGTATATAGAACTACAGTGTGCTAACAGCATCCTCTAATGGGTTATTCCCCCAAAATACTGCAGCCCTCTCCTAAGTAGAGCTGGAGTACCATGCGCTGCCTTCACTCCTTTCATTGTCTATGGGAATGCCGAGTACAGTGCTTGGCTATTTCTGGTAGTCCCACAGACGATGAAAGGAGCAGAGGCTGCACAATTTCACCTCCGCTCCACTCAGAATCTCTGCTAAGTGTCCAGCCGCTGGGACCCACAATCAGCCAGTTTTCTTTTAACCTATGGACAGGAGATAACTTGATTTTTTTGGGGGAATAACCCTGTATTATGTGCGCAGGGGGTTGTCAACTCTCCACTTATTAGAAAAACAAATgccagtctgatcagaataattatTCTCGTATGTGGAGACATCAGCCGTGTGAAACTACCTAAAGCGtacaagatgggaatacccctttaacaccCCTTATTTTATGTGTTGGGCtatcaaaatatttttttatttttttttatatgtacaatgtttttgttttttttcttaccttAGCTAAAGGAGAAGCAGGTAGCAGCCATCCGTCCTGCTCCAAAAGCAATTGCAGTAGCTTTAGAGGAGCCATTAAATGGTTAAAATGCACCCACAGTCCTGTAGGGTGGCCTACATATATGAAACCTCTCCTTATTGCAGGGTCCTGAGTGGGAAGCCCCTCTCTTTCCTGTGGAACAAACTTTCTACTTGTGAACAACTGGGGAAACGCCTGGAGAACCTCCATGTTATCAGCAGACCGGAGAAAGCCCCGGACCACCCGGCGTTCATGAGGTATCCACCACACAGAAGTAATAAGCATGTTCTCCTTTGACCCCCATCTCTCCTTACCGGGCTCTGCTACAGGTATTTCTCTGCTGAcagtttccttttttttgttttccagAAAGGCCAGTATTGTCCTGTCGCTGCTTATAGACGTCGTACTCGGGGTCGTCCTCATGTCCTGGCTCTATCAGGGGAACCGCTTAGGTCAGCTGGCCAACGCTCTCATGCCGGTGGCAGACGTAAGTCCCCGTCAAGTCTTCGTGAAGTCCTTGAGGAGGGTCTCGCCCCTGTGTAATAATCTGTTATGTCTGTATTTTTTTGCCCTGTACCCACAATAGCGCGTGGCTTTGGAATTGCAAGGCCTCCTGCAGTGGCTGATGGGCGCTCCGGCCGGGCTGAAAATGAACCGGGCGTTGGATGAAGTCTTGGGGCGATTCTTCATGTATCACATCCACCTGTGGATCAGTAAGTGACATTCCCAGCTCTGATGTTACACGGCAGCtgtctcacttttttttttatttataggttTTGAGTGCATGTTTTCTATAATattgggcctttttttttttttttttataaaaccacCGTGTAACTGGGTAGTCAGATTACACTAATCCAGTTTACCCGTGTGTTAATGGCACAGAGCCAGCATGTAATTCATTGCTTCCTCACTCCCATACCTGACCCTAGTTCACTGCTTGCAGGTTACATCCGCCTGATGTCTCCATTCATTGAGGTTATCCTGTGGTACATCGGACTGTCAGCCTGTCTCGGGCTGTCCGTGGCGCTGTCCATTCTGTCCGATATCATTGCACTCCTCACCTTCCACATATACTGCTTTTATGTATATGGGGCCAGGTAAGCAAAAACCACCCACAAGACATCACTGACATTAATAAGGAGGATATGTTGCCCTCCTGACGTTCTTTTCAGCCATCATGGTCGC
The nucleotide sequence above comes from Ranitomeya imitator isolate aRanImi1 chromosome 7, aRanImi1.pri, whole genome shotgun sequence. Encoded proteins:
- the PIGQ gene encoding phosphatidylinositol N-acetylglucosaminyltransferase subunit Q, which codes for MAIKIFFPTSCSAAENGLLIGRWLEEHRSAVILATLQFPFIPANVKEYLGQLEQVTGMSLSVLGTWSHSKAEADEKMENFLGELSRIFRHSPWLRMARESTSKFWDCRIERLEDGASEDVVLVYYDQMKVMLSELHSASEHSEIAAMFNTVAKNQLLFANDKYDEGPVKLTHWQSEGMEASIIVELMKQASVPVCAVLSFFVAVITAICSLRVLSGKPLSFLWNKLSTCEQLGKRLENLHVISRPEKAPDHPAFMRKASIVLSLLIDVVLGVVLMSWLYQGNRLGQLANALMPVADRVALELQGLLQWLMGAPAGLKMNRALDEVLGRFFMYHIHLWISYIRLMSPFIEVILWYIGLSACLGLSVALSILSDIIALLTFHIYCFYVYGARLYCLKMHGLSSLWRLFRGKKWNVLRQRVDSCSYDLDQLFLGTLLFTILLFLLPTTALYYLVFTLLRLIIIVVQGVIQMTIDLLSTVPFYALLLRLCRSYRLAAGVKFQMLEQKSGKPLRLLMQINPLPYGQVLETYRLPSRRCYPKDSWGSLCKKLFFGEVIYPWKQKKNKQQ